One window of the Natrinema sp. DC36 genome contains the following:
- a CDS encoding winged-helix domain-containing protein, with translation MTGNDDSILEYLEERDVALSPRGLDINLEREGIGISYRTINRRLKQLHEKGLVKKVNGDSGWYAISDKGRKYLAEELDASELEDDEN, from the coding sequence ATGACTGGGAATGATGACTCTATTCTAGAGTACCTCGAAGAGCGTGACGTGGCGCTATCACCGCGCGGCCTGGATATCAATCTCGAGCGCGAAGGGATCGGAATTTCATATCGGACGATTAACCGACGCCTGAAACAACTCCACGAGAAAGGCCTTGTAAAAAAGGTGAATGGGGATAGTGGCTGGTACGCGATATCGGACAAGGGCCGAAAGTATCTCGCAGAAGAACTCGACGCGAGCGAGTTAGAAGACGACGAGAACTGA